From a region of the Corallococcus coralloides DSM 2259 genome:
- a CDS encoding tetratricopeptide repeat protein, producing MVLALSLLTLTLSAAPAAPASGRALNTQGFRLYQSGRYPEALEKFQAAAQATPDYALAHYNAAATLGLLRKQGKVCEYSAHRDVIVEKLATAVRLDARRLQRAKEDRDLDVIRDTLGWQKLLGRTPEKEADVPALLRAVSWYGPGVGVYGTTRALKFQDGGRVELWKRDVDDSGTPRESRTPGTYTVKGRTVEVKLPNAAPITGTLSPAGALTFPEPLGGFIDSPSECDA from the coding sequence ATGGTCCTCGCCCTGTCCCTGCTGACCCTGACGCTGTCCGCCGCTCCAGCGGCCCCCGCTTCCGGCCGGGCCCTCAACACGCAGGGGTTCCGGCTGTACCAGTCCGGCCGTTATCCGGAGGCGCTGGAGAAATTCCAGGCGGCCGCACAGGCCACCCCGGACTACGCCCTGGCCCACTACAACGCCGCCGCCACCCTGGGCCTCCTGCGCAAGCAGGGCAAGGTGTGCGAGTACAGCGCCCACCGCGACGTCATCGTGGAGAAGCTGGCCACCGCCGTGCGCCTGGACGCGCGCCGCCTCCAGCGGGCGAAGGAGGACCGGGACCTGGACGTCATCCGGGACACACTCGGCTGGCAGAAGCTGCTGGGCCGCACGCCCGAAAAGGAGGCCGACGTGCCGGCCCTCCTGCGGGCGGTGTCCTGGTACGGCCCCGGCGTGGGCGTCTACGGCACCACCCGAGCCCTGAAGTTCCAGGACGGTGGCCGCGTGGAGCTCTGGAAGAGGGACGTGGACGACTCCGGCACGCCCCGTGAGTCCCGGACCCCGGGCACGTACACCGTCAAGGGCCGCACGGTGGAGGTGAAGCTCCCCAACGCCGCGCCCATCACCGGCACCCTCAGTCCGGCGGGTGCCCTCACCTTCCCGGAGCCCCTGGGCGGCTTCATCGACAGCCCGTCGGAGTGCGACGCCTGA
- a CDS encoding ArsA family ATPase produces the protein MSDARVLHFFGGKGGVGKTTLAAAYAVRLSEEVPKHRVLVVSLDPVQSLSDLVKKKLPAKPTKLQAGKGEGGLFGAELNPPALLKPFLAEYLPALAKAAVKGTHLSDEELGKLYQQAVPGLEELVALFHVVELLESGDYDRIVVDTAPTSHTLRLFDMPAQLRKFLGFVKAGQDRAAPAPSGKGKKAAAAAAAAEGSGGFLEQVGQKAEKLLALLKDPARTAFHLVALAEPVPEAQTRMYFTQLRERGLPVTEVVVNQVEDHQGCPACQGRRGLQAPHVRKYQALDKTVPVNLLGRREVAPRGLDGLKEFAKEWAAGKETKALEFSAAEGPPALVRAPSMPPIAAPPLPPTRLIFFVGQGGVGKSSCAAAAAVTLTEKEGPVLLISTDPAHSLSDVLQSRLTDTETQVKGTKGLYARELDMAGWFNALRKRLKEKAEKAFEGAPKAGNDVPADLLYLRNLLECAPPGIDELAAMSVLTDALVQERFKRIVVDSSPQVTNVRVVELADTAKTWLGALHGILNKHRAKGLGELADDLAAMLKHVKRFEDALASPSESRFVVVTRGEDLASSRTERLVEYLKEKKLQVERVLVNRVGPKSTCDKCENRRKLELNAAKAMEKKIGLPVTMAPALGRHPAGLRELKAFRTAWYALSAPPAKVKAA, from the coding sequence ATGAGCGACGCGCGAGTTCTTCACTTCTTCGGCGGCAAGGGCGGGGTCGGCAAGACCACGCTCGCGGCAGCGTACGCGGTGAGGCTCTCCGAAGAAGTGCCCAAGCACCGGGTGCTGGTCGTCTCGTTGGATCCGGTTCAGTCCCTGTCGGACCTCGTGAAGAAGAAGCTGCCGGCGAAGCCCACCAAGCTCCAGGCGGGCAAGGGCGAAGGCGGCCTCTTCGGCGCGGAGCTGAACCCGCCCGCGCTGCTCAAGCCGTTCCTGGCGGAATACCTGCCGGCGCTGGCGAAGGCGGCGGTGAAGGGCACGCACCTGTCGGACGAGGAGCTGGGCAAGCTCTACCAGCAGGCGGTGCCGGGGCTGGAGGAGCTGGTGGCCCTCTTCCACGTGGTGGAGCTGCTGGAGTCTGGCGACTACGACCGCATCGTGGTGGACACGGCGCCTACCAGCCACACGCTGCGCCTGTTCGACATGCCGGCGCAGCTGCGCAAGTTCCTGGGCTTCGTGAAGGCGGGCCAGGACCGCGCCGCCCCGGCCCCCAGCGGCAAGGGCAAGAAGGCGGCCGCTGCCGCCGCCGCGGCGGAGGGCTCTGGCGGCTTCCTGGAGCAGGTGGGCCAGAAGGCGGAGAAGCTGCTCGCGCTGCTGAAGGATCCGGCGCGCACGGCCTTCCACCTGGTGGCGCTGGCGGAGCCGGTGCCGGAAGCTCAGACGCGCATGTACTTCACCCAGCTGCGCGAGCGCGGGCTGCCGGTGACGGAGGTGGTGGTCAACCAGGTGGAGGACCACCAGGGCTGTCCGGCGTGTCAGGGCCGCCGCGGCCTTCAGGCGCCGCACGTGCGCAAGTACCAGGCGCTGGACAAGACCGTGCCCGTGAACCTGCTGGGCCGCCGTGAAGTGGCGCCCCGGGGGCTGGACGGGCTGAAGGAGTTCGCCAAGGAGTGGGCGGCGGGCAAGGAGACCAAGGCGCTGGAGTTCAGCGCGGCCGAAGGGCCTCCGGCGCTGGTGCGCGCCCCGTCCATGCCTCCCATCGCGGCGCCTCCGCTGCCGCCCACGCGGCTCATCTTCTTCGTGGGGCAGGGCGGGGTGGGCAAGTCCTCCTGCGCGGCCGCCGCGGCGGTGACGCTGACGGAGAAGGAGGGGCCGGTGCTCCTCATCTCCACGGATCCCGCGCACTCGCTGTCGGACGTGCTGCAGAGCCGCCTGACCGACACCGAGACCCAGGTGAAGGGCACCAAGGGCCTGTACGCGCGCGAGCTGGACATGGCGGGTTGGTTCAACGCCCTGCGCAAGCGGCTGAAGGAGAAGGCGGAGAAGGCCTTCGAGGGCGCGCCCAAGGCGGGCAACGACGTGCCGGCGGACCTGCTCTACCTGCGCAACCTGCTGGAGTGCGCGCCCCCGGGCATCGACGAGCTGGCGGCCATGTCCGTGCTGACGGACGCGCTGGTGCAGGAGCGCTTCAAGCGCATCGTGGTGGACTCGTCGCCGCAGGTGACGAACGTGCGCGTGGTGGAGCTGGCGGACACAGCAAAGACGTGGCTGGGCGCGCTGCACGGCATCCTCAACAAGCACCGCGCCAAGGGCCTGGGCGAGCTGGCGGATGACCTGGCGGCGATGCTCAAGCACGTGAAGCGCTTCGAGGACGCGTTGGCGTCCCCCAGCGAGTCGCGCTTCGTGGTCGTCACGCGCGGCGAGGACCTGGCGTCGTCCCGCACGGAGCGGCTGGTGGAGTACCTCAAGGAGAAGAAGCTCCAGGTGGAGCGGGTGCTCGTCAACCGCGTGGGCCCCAAGTCCACCTGCGACAAGTGCGAGAACCGCCGCAAGCTGGAGCTGAACGCGGCCAAGGCCATGGAGAAGAAGATTGGCCTGCCCGTGACGATGGCGCCCGCGCTGGGCCGTCACCCCGCGGGGCTGCGCGAGCTGAAGGCGTTCCGCACCGCCTGGTACGCGCTGTCCGCGCCGCCGGCGAAGGTCAAGGCGGCCTGA
- the cmk gene encoding (d)CMP kinase, translating into MSTRPFIVAIDGPAGAGKSSVSKLLARRLGFALVDTGAIYRCVALMASREGIAFDDDAKLGELLGRVRIHFQVVGEENHVFLGGEDVSSEIRTPPISMGASQVSGRPVVRAGLLALQRRLALEAASGAILEGRDIGTVVFPDADVKFFLQANPEVRARRRFEELFQKGVDSSLEGVLQDQTRRDAADSGREVAPLKPAEDAVHVDSSSMPLSEVVQSLEQEIERRRASRGA; encoded by the coding sequence ATGAGCACGCGTCCGTTCATCGTCGCCATCGACGGGCCGGCCGGTGCAGGCAAGTCCTCCGTGTCCAAGCTGCTCGCGCGGCGGCTGGGCTTCGCGCTGGTGGACACCGGCGCCATCTACCGCTGCGTGGCGCTGATGGCCTCGCGCGAGGGCATCGCCTTCGACGACGACGCGAAGCTGGGCGAGCTGCTCGGGCGCGTGCGCATCCACTTCCAGGTGGTGGGCGAGGAGAACCACGTCTTCCTGGGCGGCGAGGACGTGTCGTCGGAGATCCGCACGCCGCCCATCTCCATGGGCGCGTCGCAGGTGTCCGGGCGGCCGGTGGTGCGCGCGGGGCTGCTCGCGCTCCAGCGGCGGCTGGCGCTGGAGGCGGCGTCGGGCGCCATCCTGGAGGGCCGGGACATTGGCACGGTGGTGTTCCCGGACGCGGACGTGAAGTTCTTCCTCCAGGCGAACCCGGAGGTGCGCGCGCGCCGCCGCTTCGAGGAGCTGTTCCAGAAGGGCGTGGACAGCAGCCTGGAGGGCGTCCTCCAGGACCAGACGCGCCGCGACGCCGCGGACTCCGGCCGAGAGGTGGCGCCCCTGAAGCCCGCCGAGGACGCGGTGCACGTGGACTCCAGCAGCATGCCGCTGTCGGAGGTGGTGCAGTCGCTGGAGCAGGAAATCGAGCGCCGCCGGGCCTCGCGCGGCGCCTGA
- the hisC gene encoding histidinol-phosphate transaminase: MRPLVPPYVETLKAYVPGKPIEETEREYGLKGVIKLASNENPLGPSPRAVEAMRNAAAQVHLYPDATSFHLVRKLAAHLGVKPEEVVLGSGSNELIELLMRTFTTPEEEILLCKGSFPAYRISAQAHGRAFVEVPMREGFRYDLEAMARAVTPRTRMVFLANPDNPTGTTFGRKDLETFLAAVPKDVLVVHDEAYAEFVDWPDYASAVELFHAHPNLVGLRTFSKIHGLAGIRLGCAVMDAKLAGYVHRTRMPFNLTTVAQAAGMAALEDKAHVERTRENNRVGLRFYGEELPKLGLTLTDSHANFVFVDCHRPSGEVYEQLLRRGVIVRPMAGNGHPNCLRISVGSPQENARCVAALKEVLS, translated from the coding sequence ATGCGACCGCTCGTTCCTCCCTACGTCGAGACGCTCAAGGCCTACGTTCCGGGCAAGCCCATCGAGGAGACCGAGCGGGAGTACGGCCTCAAGGGCGTCATCAAGCTGGCCTCCAACGAGAACCCGCTGGGCCCGTCGCCCCGCGCCGTGGAGGCCATGCGCAACGCCGCCGCGCAGGTGCACCTGTACCCGGACGCCACCAGCTTCCACCTGGTGCGCAAGCTCGCCGCGCACCTGGGCGTGAAGCCGGAGGAAGTGGTGCTGGGCAGCGGCTCCAACGAGCTCATCGAGCTGTTGATGCGCACGTTCACGACGCCCGAGGAGGAGATCCTCCTGTGCAAGGGCTCGTTCCCCGCGTACCGCATCTCCGCGCAGGCGCACGGCCGCGCGTTCGTGGAGGTGCCCATGCGCGAGGGCTTCCGCTACGACCTGGAGGCCATGGCCCGCGCCGTCACGCCGCGCACGCGCATGGTGTTCCTGGCCAACCCGGACAACCCCACGGGCACCACGTTCGGGCGCAAGGACCTGGAGACGTTCCTCGCGGCGGTGCCGAAGGACGTGCTCGTCGTCCACGACGAGGCCTATGCGGAGTTCGTGGACTGGCCCGACTACGCGAGCGCCGTGGAGCTGTTCCACGCGCACCCGAACCTGGTGGGGCTGCGCACCTTCAGCAAGATCCACGGGCTGGCCGGCATCCGGCTGGGCTGCGCGGTGATGGACGCGAAGCTCGCGGGCTACGTGCACCGCACGCGCATGCCGTTCAACCTGACGACGGTGGCGCAGGCGGCGGGGATGGCCGCGCTGGAGGACAAGGCGCACGTGGAGCGCACGCGCGAGAACAACCGCGTGGGCCTGCGCTTCTACGGAGAAGAGCTGCCGAAGCTGGGGCTCACGCTGACGGACAGCCACGCGAACTTCGTCTTCGTGGACTGCCACCGTCCGTCCGGTGAGGTGTACGAGCAGCTCTTGCGCCGGGGCGTCATCGTGCGGCCCATGGCGGGCAACGGCCACCCGAACTGCCTGCGCATCTCCGTGGGCTCGCCCCAGGAGAACGCGCGCTGCGTGGCCGCGCTGAAGGAGGTCCTGTCATGA
- a CDS encoding deoxycytidylate deaminase: MSARGNWDQYFMDIAQQVATRATCDRKHVGAVLVRDKTILSTGYNGAIRGLPHCDEVGHMMENGHCVATVHAEANAIIQAAKNGVGIDGATIYTTASPCWPCFKLIANSGCTRIVFGEFYRDPRIFEYAARLGLQLVGLGAAAQPPSPATGT; this comes from the coding sequence ATGTCCGCTCGGGGCAATTGGGATCAGTACTTCATGGACATCGCCCAGCAGGTGGCCACCCGCGCCACCTGCGACCGCAAGCACGTGGGCGCGGTGCTGGTGCGGGACAAGACCATCCTGTCCACCGGCTACAACGGCGCCATCCGCGGCCTGCCCCACTGCGATGAAGTGGGCCACATGATGGAGAACGGCCACTGCGTGGCCACCGTCCACGCGGAGGCCAACGCCATCATCCAGGCCGCGAAGAACGGCGTCGGAATCGACGGGGCGACCATCTACACGACCGCCAGCCCCTGCTGGCCGTGCTTCAAGCTGATCGCCAACAGCGGCTGCACCCGCATCGTCTTTGGCGAGTTCTACCGGGACCCGCGCATCTTCGAGTACGCGGCCCGGCTGGGCCTCCAACTCGTGGGCCTGGGCGCCGCCGCGCAGCCGCCGTCGCCCGCAACCGGCACCTGA
- a CDS encoding S1C family serine protease, whose translation MNRLLLGTPLLWALVSCASAPSQSSEDTPVATHTQAPLRVERALSRPEPTPQPTRKAMVRRILPLNVRLVTTEDGKVRRSASGVVIGTEAGEAGPVSYVLTNAHAVEQGDLKDPVLKVMLDRRAETHEYLAEVVATGQVPDLDLALLRVTGVTWPVAELASDDEPEPGEDVVVAASPYGRALSISGGMVSQVEWDKETKHPRMLKTDAPIGYGASGGGIFSLETGRLLAIVEGYRTAKVDFEVASQNFSFDVPMPGETFAAPSAKVRGFLQAKGFGRLLERSADAEGAGPQKTASR comes from the coding sequence ATGAACCGGTTGCTGTTGGGCACCCCCCTCCTGTGGGCCCTCGTGTCGTGCGCCAGTGCCCCGTCGCAGTCCTCCGAGGACACTCCGGTCGCGACGCACACGCAGGCTCCGCTCCGGGTGGAGCGGGCGCTGTCCCGGCCCGAGCCCACGCCGCAGCCCACGCGCAAGGCGATGGTGCGCCGCATCCTCCCGCTCAACGTGCGGCTGGTGACGACGGAGGACGGCAAGGTGCGCCGCTCTGCATCGGGCGTCGTCATTGGCACGGAGGCCGGTGAGGCCGGGCCCGTCAGCTACGTGCTCACCAACGCGCACGCGGTGGAGCAGGGCGACCTGAAGGACCCCGTGCTCAAGGTCATGTTGGACCGGCGCGCGGAGACGCACGAGTACCTGGCGGAGGTGGTGGCCACGGGCCAGGTGCCGGACCTGGACCTGGCGCTGCTGCGCGTGACGGGCGTGACGTGGCCCGTGGCGGAGCTGGCCTCGGACGACGAGCCGGAGCCCGGCGAGGACGTGGTGGTGGCGGCGTCCCCGTACGGCCGCGCGCTGTCCATCTCCGGCGGCATGGTGTCCCAGGTGGAGTGGGACAAGGAGACGAAGCACCCGCGCATGCTGAAGACGGACGCGCCCATCGGCTACGGGGCCTCCGGCGGTGGCATCTTCAGCCTGGAGACGGGGCGGCTGTTGGCCATCGTGGAGGGCTACCGCACCGCGAAGGTGGACTTCGAGGTCGCCTCCCAGAACTTCAGCTTCGACGTGCCCATGCCCGGCGAGACGTTCGCCGCGCCCAGCGCCAAGGTGCGCGGCTTCCTCCAGGCGAAGGGCTTCGGCCGGCTCCTGGAGCGCTCCGCGGACGCGGAGGGTGCGGGGCCCCAGAAGACCGCGAGTCGTTGA
- the nla6 gene encoding enhancer binding protein Nla6, producing MGSARILAVDDERETCEALAEMLSAWGHKVETAFDGHDALRKAGEFRPDVVLSDLAMPETDGLWLLRNLRDELPDCPVVFLTGRGTIDTAVESIREGAYDFIVKPLDTARLKVCIDRALEKKETMREVQTLRRRLKQLGSTDLIAGSTGMRKVIEMIEKVAPSKASVSISGESGTGKEVVARTVHNLSLRRDKPFIAINCASIPATLIESELFGHERGAFTGADQRRPGVFEMAHGGTLFLDELGEIPIDLQAKLLRVLEEGRLRRLGGKVEIEVDVRVLSATNRDLKQEIKNQRFREDLYFRLNVFQLHLPPLRERRDDVPILVQHFVDKFRGDSAKRVSGVHPDAMEVLKNYDWPGNIRELRNAVERAVILCDGELITREHLPPDMAGKSPERHTFKLPFGLSLDAVEREYILGSLQRNGNNKARTAEVLGVSEKTLYNKLNRYAAENRAQGAPGGGSPLGGQGNDGPMSASSFLTR from the coding sequence TTGGGCAGCGCACGAATCCTGGCCGTGGATGACGAACGTGAGACCTGCGAGGCCCTGGCGGAGATGTTGTCCGCCTGGGGTCACAAGGTCGAAACGGCGTTCGACGGGCATGACGCCCTCCGCAAGGCCGGTGAGTTCCGGCCCGACGTCGTCCTGTCGGACCTCGCCATGCCGGAGACGGATGGCCTGTGGCTGTTGCGCAACCTGCGCGACGAGCTGCCGGATTGCCCGGTGGTGTTCCTCACCGGCCGCGGCACCATCGACACCGCCGTGGAGTCCATCCGCGAGGGCGCCTACGACTTCATCGTGAAGCCGCTGGACACCGCGCGGCTCAAGGTCTGCATCGACCGCGCGCTGGAGAAGAAGGAGACCATGCGCGAGGTGCAGACGCTCCGGCGCCGCCTCAAGCAGCTGGGCTCCACGGACCTCATCGCCGGCTCCACCGGGATGCGCAAGGTCATCGAGATGATCGAGAAGGTGGCCCCCTCCAAGGCCAGCGTCTCCATCAGCGGTGAGTCCGGCACGGGCAAGGAAGTGGTCGCCCGCACGGTGCACAACCTGTCCCTGCGCCGCGACAAGCCCTTCATCGCCATCAACTGCGCGTCCATCCCCGCGACGCTGATCGAGTCCGAGCTCTTCGGTCACGAGCGCGGCGCCTTCACCGGCGCGGATCAGCGCCGCCCGGGCGTGTTCGAGATGGCCCACGGCGGCACGCTCTTCCTGGACGAGTTGGGTGAAATCCCCATCGACCTGCAGGCCAAGCTCCTGCGCGTGCTGGAAGAGGGCCGCCTGCGCCGGCTGGGTGGCAAGGTGGAGATCGAAGTGGACGTGCGCGTGCTGTCCGCCACGAACCGCGACCTGAAGCAGGAGATCAAGAACCAGCGCTTCCGCGAGGACCTCTACTTCCGCCTCAACGTGTTCCAGCTGCACCTGCCGCCCCTGCGCGAGCGCCGGGACGACGTGCCCATCCTGGTCCAGCACTTCGTGGACAAGTTCCGCGGGGACTCCGCCAAGCGCGTCTCCGGCGTGCACCCGGACGCGATGGAGGTCCTCAAGAACTACGACTGGCCGGGCAACATCCGCGAGCTGCGCAACGCCGTGGAGCGCGCCGTCATCCTCTGCGACGGGGAGCTGATCACCCGCGAGCACCTGCCGCCCGACATGGCCGGCAAGTCCCCGGAGCGCCACACGTTCAAGCTGCCGTTCGGCCTGAGCCTGGACGCCGTGGAGCGCGAGTACATCCTGGGCAGCCTCCAGCGGAACGGGAACAACAAGGCCCGCACGGCGGAGGTGCTGGGGGTGAGCGAGAAGACGCTCTACAACAAGCTCAACCGCTACGCGGCGGAGAACCGGGCCCAGGGCGCCCCGGGTGGCGGCAGCCCCCTGGGGGGACAGGGCAACGACGGCCCCATGAGCGCCAGCAGCTTCCTGACCCGCTGA
- a CDS encoding acetyl-CoA carboxylase carboxyltransferase subunit alpha has protein sequence MATGIGYALDFERPLIELEKKIEELKALSTSGSVDFSSEISKLEKKAKKLQSEIFSDLSRWQMVQLSRHNSRPYFLDYVQHLFTDFFELCGDRHFGEDPSIVGGFARFDGKTVMVIGHQKGRNTRENMARNFGMPRPEGYRKARRLMELAERMEKPILTFVDTPGAYPGIGAEERGQAEAIAVNLEVMSRLRVPIIATVIGEGGSGGALAIGVGNRVLMLQNSVYSVITPEGCASILFRDASKADKAADAMRPTAPDLLEMKIIDEMIPEPPGGAHRDPAKTAETLGKALRKHLGQLAELRPDALVRDRYDKFRAFGVFSGK, from the coding sequence ATGGCAACCGGCATTGGCTACGCGCTCGACTTCGAGCGCCCGCTCATCGAGCTGGAGAAGAAGATCGAGGAGCTGAAGGCCCTCTCCACCAGCGGCTCGGTGGATTTCTCCTCTGAAATCTCCAAGCTGGAGAAGAAGGCGAAGAAGCTCCAGTCGGAGATCTTCAGCGACCTGTCCCGCTGGCAGATGGTGCAGCTGTCGCGCCACAACTCGCGTCCGTACTTCCTGGACTACGTCCAGCACCTGTTCACGGACTTCTTCGAGCTGTGCGGCGACCGGCACTTCGGCGAGGACCCGTCCATCGTCGGTGGCTTCGCGCGCTTCGACGGCAAGACGGTGATGGTCATCGGCCACCAGAAGGGCCGCAACACGCGCGAGAACATGGCCCGCAACTTCGGCATGCCGCGCCCGGAGGGCTACCGCAAGGCGCGCCGGCTGATGGAGCTGGCCGAGCGGATGGAGAAGCCCATCCTCACCTTCGTGGACACGCCGGGCGCGTACCCGGGCATCGGCGCGGAGGAGCGCGGGCAGGCGGAGGCCATCGCCGTGAACCTGGAGGTGATGAGCCGGCTGCGCGTGCCCATCATCGCCACCGTGATTGGCGAGGGCGGCTCCGGTGGCGCGCTGGCCATCGGCGTGGGCAACCGCGTGCTGATGCTCCAGAACAGCGTCTACTCCGTCATCACCCCGGAGGGCTGCGCGTCCATCCTCTTCCGTGACGCCAGCAAGGCGGACAAGGCCGCGGACGCGATGCGTCCCACCGCGCCGGACCTGCTGGAGATGAAGATCATCGACGAGATGATTCCCGAGCCGCCGGGTGGCGCGCACCGCGACCCGGCCAAGACGGCGGAAACGCTGGGCAAGGCGCTGCGCAAGCACCTGGGCCAGCTGGCGGAGCTGAGGCCGGACGCGCTGGTGCGCGACCGCTATGACAAGTTCCGCGCCTTCGGCGTGTTCTCCGGCAAGTAG
- a CDS encoding histidine kinase dimerization/phospho-acceptor domain-containing protein: MASSVPSVQEVSDPVVGAARYDAVPPLMDSLLHDVRNPLNALAIHLEVLSEKLKGESGQVPATQEKNLKAMREQIARVDGLLKLFSDFIVFRGAGPSGDAPLSDATGKALDVLGHESRRRRLQVQRLIEPDVQAHLEDTTELGFFLVQVLMRAFQRAESGATIVVSVRAEGPSAVLEVTDGSSAPERAADTVAALTLRSAQLGIEFFVEAGTCRLVFPRA, from the coding sequence ATGGCCAGCAGTGTGCCTTCTGTCCAGGAAGTGTCGGACCCGGTGGTGGGCGCGGCCCGCTACGACGCGGTTCCGCCCTTGATGGACAGCCTGCTGCACGACGTGCGCAACCCGCTCAACGCGCTGGCCATCCATCTCGAAGTTCTCTCCGAGAAGCTCAAGGGCGAGTCCGGCCAGGTGCCGGCCACGCAGGAGAAGAACCTCAAGGCGATGCGCGAGCAGATCGCTCGCGTGGACGGCCTGCTCAAGCTCTTCTCGGACTTCATCGTGTTTCGCGGGGCGGGCCCCTCCGGGGACGCGCCGCTGTCGGACGCCACCGGCAAGGCCCTGGACGTGCTGGGCCATGAGAGCCGCCGGCGCCGCCTCCAGGTCCAGCGCCTCATCGAGCCGGACGTGCAGGCCCACCTGGAGGACACCACCGAGCTGGGGTTCTTCCTGGTGCAGGTGCTGATGCGTGCCTTCCAGCGCGCGGAGTCCGGCGCCACCATCGTCGTGTCGGTCCGCGCGGAAGGGCCGAGCGCGGTGCTGGAGGTGACGGACGGCTCCTCGGCGCCCGAGCGGGCGGCGGACACCGTGGCCGCGCTGACGCTCCGCTCGGCCCAGCTGGGCATCGAATTCTTCGTGGAGGCGGGGACGTGCCGCCTCGTGTTCCCGCGCGCCTGA